A window from Pseudooceanicola algae encodes these proteins:
- a CDS encoding methyltransferase codes for MALLTEADEISQIAFGFMGSKALFAALELKVFSLLAEAPMSAAELSVKAGIHEDRAMTLLTALAGLGLVSVKEGVFANAPASEAFLVAGAKYDFGDYIRLQVGKQMYPLLDQIEGALKGEMGEGATESYADWFSDPEEARLYSESQHAGSLGPARQLARVLDLSGGKKLLDVGGGTAAFDITLCQKFPDLTATVLEFPNVAALGRSYVEDAGLSERITYLDGNALEAEWPMGQDIVLMSYLFSGVPGETHDGLIAKAMEVLNPGGIILVHDFIVEADRTGPSLAALWQLQHTAFTPEARSLDAGWLTGALTQAGFEGSGIRVMIPEMTMLAQGRKPG; via the coding sequence ATGGCCCTGCTGACCGAAGCCGACGAAATTTCGCAAATTGCTTTCGGATTCATGGGGTCGAAGGCGCTTTTTGCCGCCCTTGAACTTAAGGTTTTTTCGCTTTTGGCCGAGGCGCCGATGAGCGCCGCGGAGTTGTCGGTCAAAGCGGGCATTCACGAGGATCGTGCAATGACCTTGCTGACCGCGCTGGCCGGGCTCGGGCTGGTGTCGGTCAAGGAAGGTGTCTTTGCGAATGCGCCCGCTTCCGAAGCATTTCTGGTTGCCGGGGCAAAGTATGATTTCGGCGACTATATCCGTTTGCAGGTGGGAAAGCAGATGTATCCGCTGCTCGACCAGATCGAGGGGGCGCTGAAGGGCGAGATGGGCGAAGGGGCGACGGAATCCTATGCCGACTGGTTTTCGGATCCCGAAGAGGCGCGGCTTTATTCCGAAAGCCAACATGCGGGATCGCTTGGTCCGGCGCGTCAGCTGGCAAGGGTGCTCGATCTGAGCGGCGGCAAGAAGTTGCTGGATGTGGGCGGTGGCACGGCGGCTTTCGATATCACGCTGTGTCAGAAGTTCCCGGATCTGACGGCCACGGTGCTGGAATTTCCCAACGTGGCGGCCCTTGGGCGCAGCTATGTGGAGGATGCCGGGCTGAGCGAGCGGATCACCTACCTTGACGGGAACGCCCTGGAGGCCGAGTGGCCGATGGGTCAGGATATCGTTTTGATGTCCTATCTGTTTTCCGGCGTGCCGGGCGAAACCCATGACGGGTTGATTGCCAAGGCGATGGAGGTGTTGAACCCCGGTGGCATCATTTTGGTGCATGATTTCATTGTCGAGGCGGACCGGACCGGCCCGTCGCTGGCCGCACTTTGGCAGTTGCAGCATACGGCCTTTACCCCCGAGGCGCGATCGCTGGATGCCGGCTGGCTGACCGGGGCCCTGACGCAGGCCGGGTTCGAGGGCAGCGGAATCCGGGTCATGATCCCCGAGATGACAATGCTGGCGCAGGGTCGGAAACCGGGCTGA
- a CDS encoding cysteine desulfurase translates to MFDVNAIRADFPILSRQVNGVPLVYLDNGASAQKPRAVIDAVTRAYAEEYANVHRGLHFLSNLATDKYEGVRPIVQRFLNAGSEDEIVFNSGTTEGINMVAYSWAMPRLQPGDEILLSVMEHHANIVPWHFLRERHGVVLKWVDVEADGSLDPEKVIAAMGPKTRLVAVTHMSNVLGTVVDVAAICAAARERGIASLVDGSQAAVHLPVDVQAIGSDFYAITGHKLYGPSGSGAIHIRKERLDEMQPFLGGGDMIREVSREAVTYADAPMKFEAGTPGIVQTIGLGVALDYMMGIGMENIHAHETALTAYATQKLHGLNWLNIQGNAPGKGGIFSFTMEGAAHAHDISTILDKKGVAVRAGHHCAGPLMESLGITASCRASFAMYNTEAEVDKLIEALELAHDLFA, encoded by the coding sequence ATGTTCGACGTCAATGCCATAAGGGCCGATTTTCCGATCCTGTCCCGTCAGGTGAACGGTGTGCCGCTGGTCTATCTGGACAATGGCGCCTCGGCGCAGAAACCCCGGGCGGTGATCGACGCGGTGACCCGCGCCTATGCCGAAGAATATGCCAACGTTCATCGGGGACTGCATTTCCTGTCGAATCTGGCAACCGACAAGTATGAAGGCGTGCGCCCCATCGTGCAGCGGTTCCTGAACGCGGGCTCGGAAGACGAGATCGTGTTCAATTCCGGCACCACCGAGGGCATCAACATGGTGGCCTATAGCTGGGCCATGCCCCGGTTGCAGCCGGGGGACGAGATCCTGCTGTCGGTGATGGAGCATCATGCCAATATCGTGCCCTGGCATTTCCTGCGCGAGCGTCACGGTGTGGTGCTGAAGTGGGTCGATGTCGAAGCGGACGGCAGCCTTGATCCTGAAAAGGTCATTGCCGCCATGGGGCCGAAGACCAGGCTGGTCGCCGTGACCCATATGTCCAACGTGCTTGGGACCGTGGTCGATGTGGCCGCGATCTGTGCCGCGGCGCGGGAGCGCGGCATTGCCTCGCTCGTCGACGGGTCGCAGGCCGCGGTGCATTTGCCGGTCGATGTTCAGGCCATCGGCAGCGATTTCTACGCGATCACGGGGCACAAGCTCTATGGTCCCAGCGGATCGGGCGCGATCCATATCCGCAAGGAACGGTTGGACGAGATGCAGCCCTTCCTGGGGGGCGGTGACATGATCCGCGAAGTCAGCCGGGAGGCGGTGACCTATGCCGATGCGCCGATGAAGTTCGAGGCCGGGACCCCCGGCATCGTCCAGACCATCGGGCTGGGCGTGGCGCTGGACTACATGATGGGGATCGGTATGGAGAACATCCATGCCCATGAGACTGCGCTGACCGCCTATGCAACGCAGAAGCTGCACGGTCTGAACTGGCTCAACATCCAAGGCAACGCGCCGGGCAAGGGCGGGATATTCTCCTTCACGATGGAGGGGGCGGCCCATGCGCATGACATTTCGACCATCCTCGACAAGAAGGGGGTCGCGGTGCGTGCCGGGCATCATTGTGCGGGCCCGCTGATGGAGAGCCTCGGGATCACGGCGAGTTGCCGGGCGAGCTTTGCCATGTACAACACCGAGGCCGAGGTCGACAAACTGATCGAGGCGTTGGAACTGGCGCATGATCTTTTTGCCTGA